TTACTTTGATTTTTAATTAACTAAAAAAGGTTTTTAAATGACAGATGAAGAATTAACCATAGAAGAAATAGGGAAAAAGTTAGAAAGTACTGGTTACATATCCAATAATGAAATCAGCACTTCTGTATTCTTATCCTTATCTTTAAACAAGCCGATCTTGATTGAAGGGCCTCCTGGAGTAGGTAAGACAGAGCTTGCAAAGGCTGTTTCCGAATGTTTAGGAAGGGAATTCTTCAGGATTCAATGTTATGAAGGAATTACCTTTGAACAGATTGTAGGGGAATGGAACTATCAAAAGCAATTGCTCCATTTGGAAGCATTCAAAGGTAGCGAGAAAGGTGAAGAATCAATATTTGAAGATGATTTCTTTATTAGAAGACCACTTTTAACCTCATTTATGAATGATAAGCCATCACTTCTCCTCATTGACGAAATCGATAAGGCAGATGAGGAAGTGGAAAGTTTCTTGCTTCAGGCATTGGGAGAAAAGCAGATTACTGTAAATGACTTGGGCACTTTTGACCTTCAAAATGATTTGATGGTTATGCTCACTTCAAATGCACAAAGGAACTTGCTTGAAGAGACAAAGGACAGATGTCTTTTCTTATACATTTCATATCCTACAGTTGAACGTGAAATGGCTATTGTTAAAGCTAGAGTGCCAACTGCAGAGGATGGATTGGTTAAGAAGGTTGTTAATATGGTTCATAGAATCAGAACATTCAACTTAAATAAGAAACCATCTGTAAGAGCTTCAATTGATTGGGTAAGCTCTGTAATGCACTTGGATAAGGATTATAAGAATGTTGATGCTGCACTTGAGGACAGTGTTGGTGTAGCTATTAAGACAGAGCCAGACAAAGCTAAAGTTATAAAAGAAATCTTTAGAAACGAGTATATGAATGATTAGTTTAGTTTCTAACTCTTTAGAAATTTATCCATGAATGATTAGATTTAATTTCTGCACACTATTATTTATTTTAAGGTTTTATTATGGAAGAGAAAATCGTAAGATTATCAAATGATTTGAGAAAAAAGGGAATGCCTGTGAGCGTCAGGTCTACTCAGTCTGCAATAGATGCATATGCAATATTGGGAGAGGATAATGTGGACACTTTAAAGGATGCATTCAGGTCAATTTATGTTAAAAGCAAGTATGACATCCCTAAATTCAATGAGTCATTTGATGGATTCTTCGCTAAGAAAGTTCCAAAGAAATTGGATAATGACCTTAATAGGGCTTACAGGCCAAACTCCATGAAAGGTAAGCTTTCACAGCATGAATGGAAAATCACCATGCAGAAAGGAAAAGGTGGAAAGCAAATTCAAATGGGTGCAGAACAGGCTATGGAATACTTTGCAGGAAGGCCAGTCCTTGAAGATAGGGACAAGGATCTTGCTAGGGATAACGATATTCTAAACAGTGATTTGTCAAAGCTTAACAAATACGATGAAAGGGTATTTGAATTATGTGCAGAACTTGGAAGAAAAATCGCTAACAAGCAGTCAAGAAGAAAGAGATTGGCTCGTTCAAATAAGATTGACATGAGAAGGACAATGAGGCAAAACATGAAATATGGTGGAGTGCCGATTGATCTTGTTCATGTTAAGAAGAAACCTCATAGGAAACAGCATTTGTTCCTGAATGATGTCAGCGGTTCATGTGAATGGATAAGCAGTTGGTTTTTCATGCTTATGTTTGCATGTCAAAAGACATTCAAGGACTCAAGAATGTTTGAATTTGACAATAAAACAATAGAAACAACTGAATTTTTAAAAGAAAAGTATATGGTCAATGCATTTGCTGAAATAAGATTGCTTCGTATGCGTAATATGATGGTTAGAGGAACCTCCAATATGTTCACTGCATTCGAATCATTCATGAAGCAGGCAGATATAAGCAATAAGTCTTACATTATCCTATTGTCTGATTGCAGAGATTGGGCAGGTCCTAAGGTAAATGGAGTGCCTGCAAGTGTAGAGCTTATATCACAAATGTCAAGCATGGCTAAAAAGGTGGTTATCCTAAACCCTGAAGATAAGAAGAAATGGGATGTAGTTGACAGTTGCGTTTCATTGTATAAGGGAGCCGGAGCTCAAGTTTACGAAGTGAGCACATTGAACCAATTGGCTGAATTTGTCGCTGATATGTAATTTAAAAACCGATTAGTTAGTTAAAAATTATTTAATTAAGAACTTTAAAATTAAAGATTATGGATTTAATTAAAAAAATTATAGATTTAATTTAAAAATTATATTTTTTCTTATAAATTATTATTTTATAAAAGGATGACTTTAATATGGAATCTTGTACTAAATGTGGAAATCCAAATGTGATTATAAAAAGAAAAGCTTCCGGACAGGCTTTATGTAAGGATTGTTTTATTGAAAGCATTGAAAAGAAGGTCAAGCAAACTATCAAGAAGGAAAACTTTATTGAAAAGGGAGATAAGGTTTTAGTGGCATTGTCTGGAGGAAAGGATAGTGTAGTGACTCTTGAAATTCTCAATTCATATGTCAAAAGGCATATTATAGAATTATGTGCTGTAACCATTGATGAAGGAATTGCAGGTTACAGGGAGGAAGGAGTTGAGATTGCAAAGGCACATGCAGAGAGACTTGGAATTCCCCACAAGGTCGTTTCATTTAAGGACAGTTTTGGGATTGACTTGGATGAGATAATGAAAAAGGAAAACCATAGAGGATCCTGTACCTATTGCGGCGTATTTAGAAGATGGATTATCAATAGGGCTGCAAGGGAATTTGGAGCAACCAAGATTGCTACAGGTCATAATCTTGATGATGAAACTCAGGCTATTTTAATGAATTATCTGGAAGGAAATACTGAAAACTTAGCAAAGATAGGTCCTAAGACAGAATCCAACAGTGAATTGTTCACAGTTAAAATCAAGCCACTTAGAGAAATTCCTGAAAAGGAAATTGGTCTTTATGCACTTGCAAAAGGTTTGGACATTCATCTTGCAGGCTGTCCATATGCTCAGGAATCATTCAGAATGGAAATTTCCAATATCTTAAATGAATTGGTTAAGGAACATCCAACAATAAAGTATTCCACACTTAGAGGATTTGATAAGATTAGGCCTGCAATCAGAAGAGAGTTGGAGCATGATTATGAATTTGACAGATGCGAACGCTGTGGAGAGCCATCTTCAAATAGGTTATGCAGAGCTTGCACATTTTTAGAGGAATTGGGAAAATAGGTTTTTCCACTTCATTTTTTTTAAATTTTTTATAAGCCCATATATTTTTAACAATTGTTATATTTTATATATGATGATTAACAAATTAAAAGTGAGGGGATAAAAAATTTATAAGGTGATTTTATGAGTTTTACATTAAAGATCAAGGATAAAGTTGAAGAGAGAGAAATCAACGGTGATTTAACCATTAAGGATTTATTGGATGATTTGGATTTGTCTTCAGAAACCATGGTAAGCAAAAAGAATGGTGAGATTGTTATAGAAGAGGAAACAATCGAAGATGGTGATGAGATAGAGTTTATCCAAATCATTTATGGAGGATAATTTCTCTCTATTAAAATTAAATATTTTTTTATATTTTCATATTTTTCATTTCTTATCATTAATTTCTTAGTCTATTTTTACTTTTTTTCAATAATTTTAATAATTTTAATTTATAAATATATAATTAGAATATTATAATTATTTATTTTTTTATTTTCAGGTGATAATATTAAAGTTTATTACGAATGTGGAGCATGCTTTTTAAGACAAGCAAAGGAAGCTATTGACTTATCTACAGATGATGAGGAATTAAAGTTCAAATTGATTCAGGATGTCTTATCTTATCTTGGAGAAAACTTCTCAAAGGAATTGTCTTCAAATGCCACTGGAACAAGGATACATCAATACATTAAAAAGGAAACTGGATGTTATGACCCTTATTATAATCAAAAGAAGGAAGGGAATGAAATTGCAATGTCCTTAGTGCCTAAAGTTAGGGAAATTTTAAAGGAAGACAATAGCTTGGAAACCTATGTTAAAGTAGCTATTGTAGGGAATATTCTTGATTTTGGCACATTTGGTTTGGATACAGAATTCGAATCAATGATATCTGAAGGATTAAAGAAGGAATTGGTCATAAACAAGATAGATGAGTTTGAAGAGGCTTTAAAAAAGTATGATAATGTTCTTTATTTAGTTGATAATACTGGTGAAATTGTCTTTGATAAGTTTCTTCTTGAAAAAATAAAGGAATATGATGTTGACATTACAGTTGCAGTTAAGGAAAGGCCTATCTTAAACGATGCCTGCATGAAAGAGGCATTGGAAGCAGGTCTTGATGAAGTGGCTACATTAATCACTACAGGCTCTGATTCTGTAGGTGTTGTGGAATCCATGATTTCAGATGAGTTTAAGGAAATACTCTTGGATTCCCCATTTGTAATTTCTAAAGGAATGGGAAATTTTGAAGGATTGACAGAAATGGATCTGGAAGGACAGGATATCTTTGTATTGCTTT
The window above is part of the uncultured Methanobrevibacter sp. genome. Proteins encoded here:
- a CDS encoding MoxR family ATPase, encoding MTDEELTIEEIGKKLESTGYISNNEISTSVFLSLSLNKPILIEGPPGVGKTELAKAVSECLGREFFRIQCYEGITFEQIVGEWNYQKQLLHLEAFKGSEKGEESIFEDDFFIRRPLLTSFMNDKPSLLLIDEIDKADEEVESFLLQALGEKQITVNDLGTFDLQNDLMVMLTSNAQRNLLEETKDRCLFLYISYPTVEREMAIVKARVPTAEDGLVKKVVNMVHRIRTFNLNKKPSVRASIDWVSSVMHLDKDYKNVDAALEDSVGVAIKTEPDKAKVIKEIFRNEYMND
- a CDS encoding VWA domain-containing protein, producing MEEKIVRLSNDLRKKGMPVSVRSTQSAIDAYAILGEDNVDTLKDAFRSIYVKSKYDIPKFNESFDGFFAKKVPKKLDNDLNRAYRPNSMKGKLSQHEWKITMQKGKGGKQIQMGAEQAMEYFAGRPVLEDRDKDLARDNDILNSDLSKLNKYDERVFELCAELGRKIANKQSRRKRLARSNKIDMRRTMRQNMKYGGVPIDLVHVKKKPHRKQHLFLNDVSGSCEWISSWFFMLMFACQKTFKDSRMFEFDNKTIETTEFLKEKYMVNAFAEIRLLRMRNMMVRGTSNMFTAFESFMKQADISNKSYIILLSDCRDWAGPKVNGVPASVELISQMSSMAKKVVILNPEDKKKWDVVDSCVSLYKGAGAQVYEVSTLNQLAEFVADM
- a CDS encoding TIGR00269 family protein; protein product: MESCTKCGNPNVIIKRKASGQALCKDCFIESIEKKVKQTIKKENFIEKGDKVLVALSGGKDSVVTLEILNSYVKRHIIELCAVTIDEGIAGYREEGVEIAKAHAERLGIPHKVVSFKDSFGIDLDEIMKKENHRGSCTYCGVFRRWIINRAAREFGATKIATGHNLDDETQAILMNYLEGNTENLAKIGPKTESNSELFTVKIKPLREIPEKEIGLYALAKGLDIHLAGCPYAQESFRMEISNILNELVKEHPTIKYSTLRGFDKIRPAIRRELEHDYEFDRCERCGEPSSNRLCRACTFLEELGK
- a CDS encoding MoaD/ThiS family protein codes for the protein MSFTLKIKDKVEEREINGDLTIKDLLDDLDLSSETMVSKKNGEIVIEEETIEDGDEIEFIQIIYGG
- a CDS encoding DUF89 domain-containing protein encodes the protein MKVYYECGACFLRQAKEAIDLSTDDEELKFKLIQDVLSYLGENFSKELSSNATGTRIHQYIKKETGCYDPYYNQKKEGNEIAMSLVPKVREILKEDNSLETYVKVAIVGNILDFGTFGLDTEFESMISEGLKKELVINKIDEFEEALKKYDNVLYLVDNTGEIVFDKFLLEKIKEYDVDITVAVKERPILNDACMKEALEAGLDEVATLITTGSDSVGVVESMISDEFKEILLDSPFVISKGMGNFEGLTEMDLEGQDIFVLLCTKCSSISKELGLAEGSHILTTL